In a single window of the Coleofasciculaceae cyanobacterium genome:
- a CDS encoding isochorismate lyase → MKQPEQCLNMEDIRHEIDTLDRQIIAALGQRFEYVKAAANFKSDVAAVKASERFKTMLEQRRKWAEIENLNPDVIEKIYKDLVEYFIHEELKEWKNDNQ, encoded by the coding sequence ATGAAACAGCCAGAACAATGTTTAAATATGGAAGATATTAGACATGAAATTGATACATTAGACCGACAAATAATTGCTGCACTCGGACAGAGATTTGAATATGTCAAAGCCGCAGCTAATTTTAAATCAGATGTAGCAGCAGTAAAAGCGTCGGAAAGATTTAAAACAATGTTAGAGCAAAGAAGAAAATGGGCAGAAATAGAAAACCTAAACCCTGATGTAATCGAAAAAATCTATAAAGATTTAGTGGAATATTTTATCCATGAAGAATTGAAAGAATGGAAAAATGATAATCAATAA
- the nth gene encoding endonuclease III, producing the protein MPNSASQKSTQKTTKRKRSPSKILKQRSLDIFTLLTKLYPEATCSLNYETPVQLLVATILSAQCTDERVNKVTPTLFAELPDAASLAGCDRDRLETLIRSTGFYRNKAKNIQGACQMIVTQFDGEVPSEMEQLLKLPGVARKTANVVSAHTFGNIQGVTVDTHVKRLSNRWKLTKSDQPIQIERDLMALLPQPEWENYSLRTIYHGRAVCKARKPQCDVCQLVHLCPSAKEYLN; encoded by the coding sequence ATGCCAAATAGTGCTTCTCAAAAATCCACTCAGAAGACTACCAAAAGAAAGCGATCGCCTAGTAAAATTTTAAAACAGCGATCGCTCGATATTTTTACCTTGCTAACAAAACTTTACCCCGAGGCTACCTGTAGCCTAAACTATGAAACTCCTGTACAACTGTTGGTGGCAACTATCCTTTCAGCGCAATGCACCGATGAACGGGTCAATAAAGTCACACCGACCCTATTTGCTGAGTTACCTGATGCTGCTAGCTTGGCAGGGTGCGATCGCGATCGATTAGAAACTCTAATTCGTTCGACAGGTTTTTATCGCAATAAAGCCAAAAATATTCAGGGTGCTTGCCAGATGATCGTTACCCAGTTTGATGGCGAAGTTCCTAGCGAAATGGAACAGCTTTTAAAATTGCCAGGAGTCGCCCGTAAAACTGCCAATGTTGTCTCGGCTCACACCTTTGGCAACATTCAAGGAGTTACGGTAGATACCCACGTTAAACGCCTCTCTAACCGCTGGAAATTAACTAAGTCCGATCAGCCAATCCAGATTGAACGGGATTTGATGGCATTACTACCCCAGCCAGAATGGGAAAATTATTCGCTCCGTACTATTTATCACGGTAGAGCAGTCTGTAAAGCCCGTAAGCCTCAATGCGATGTTTGCCAGCTAGTTCATCTCTGTCCATCAGCAAAAGAATACTTGAATTAA